A single window of Cytobacillus dafuensis DNA harbors:
- a CDS encoding ABC transporter permease — MSNFWIILWHTYLSKLKSKSFIITTLITVLLVAGLTNMSRIMDLFNKGDENEEKIAVIDESGELINPLMEQLKLNDSSILIEQFKGTVEEAEKAVIENEYDGLLILSFNDEKLPEAAYKARSIADTTLPSELQQYLQQMKTQLAASHINLTQNQLTKLYEPISFSKTALEENAKTEEELNQARGLVYVLLFIIYFAVLMYANMIAMEVATEKSSRVMEILISSVSPVKQMFAKIIGIALLSLTQMVVLFVVGFYFVKKNLESMQGGFFEFFGFNDIPISTIIYALVFLLLGYFLYATLAAFLGSLVSRIEDVQQMIMPMTMLVVAGFMIAMFGLGQPDTSFITIASYIPFFTPMLMFMRVGMLTLPVWEPMIGIAILIITIIILAIFGAKVYKGGVLMYGKSNSFKDIKKAIQLTKNE, encoded by the coding sequence ATGAGTAATTTTTGGATTATTCTATGGCATACTTATCTCTCAAAGCTTAAATCGAAATCATTCATTATTACAACATTAATTACCGTACTGCTCGTTGCTGGATTGACAAATATGTCAAGAATAATGGACCTTTTTAATAAAGGTGATGAAAATGAAGAAAAGATAGCTGTTATTGATGAATCTGGTGAGCTGATAAATCCTTTAATGGAGCAGTTGAAGCTGAATGACAGCAGCATCCTTATTGAGCAGTTTAAAGGGACAGTAGAAGAAGCTGAGAAAGCTGTAATAGAAAATGAATATGATGGACTGCTAATTCTATCATTCAACGATGAGAAGCTGCCTGAAGCAGCATATAAGGCTAGAAGCATTGCAGATACTACACTTCCATCTGAGCTTCAGCAATATTTGCAGCAAATGAAGACCCAACTGGCCGCTTCACATATTAATTTAACACAGAATCAATTAACCAAACTCTATGAGCCAATTTCTTTTAGTAAAACGGCACTTGAGGAAAATGCAAAAACCGAAGAGGAATTGAACCAAGCGAGAGGGCTTGTCTATGTTCTTTTATTCATCATCTATTTTGCCGTTCTCATGTATGCAAATATGATTGCAATGGAAGTAGCAACTGAAAAATCGTCAAGAGTTATGGAAATTCTTATTTCAAGTGTTTCCCCTGTTAAGCAAATGTTTGCCAAAATTATCGGCATAGCATTGCTAAGCCTAACACAAATGGTAGTTCTTTTTGTCGTCGGCTTCTATTTCGTCAAAAAGAATTTAGAATCGATGCAAGGTGGCTTTTTTGAATTTTTCGGATTTAATGATATTCCAATTTCGACAATCATATATGCTCTAGTCTTCCTCTTGCTCGGCTATTTCTTATATGCAACCTTAGCAGCGTTTCTTGGTTCACTCGTTAGCCGTATTGAAGATGTACAGCAAATGATTATGCCAATGACAATGCTAGTAGTTGCTGGCTTTATGATTGCTATGTTTGGCCTTGGTCAGCCAGATACATCCTTTATTACGATTGCATCTTATATTCCTTTCTTTACACCTATGCTGATGTTTATGCGTGTTGGGATGCTAACTCTGCCAGTTTGGGAGCCAATGATTGGAATTGCCATTCTGATTATTACCATAATCATTCTTGCTATTTTTGGTGCCAAGGTATATAAAGGCGGAGTACTAATGTACGGAAAATCGAATTCCTTTAAAGATATTAAAAAGGCTATACAGCTGACGAAAAATGAATAA
- a CDS encoding coproporphyrinogen III oxidase codes for MEISIYGIQDERFHRPLQLIANLFFEECHVFLDSQNNADLKIQFKIEIGDSIQVHATLTDRENNEKAAFYETLVPSFESEKEHFKLIKTTVSHVYLKVLQDWIGVIQKWGILTGIRPTKLLHRHMQLKTPQSSAHQQLRQDYLITDEKIQLMQQIVDRQLVVVPDLYELQNEVSIYIGIPFCPTKCAYCTFPAYAINGRQGSVNSFLGGLHFEMRKVGQWLKENKIKITTVYYGGGTPTSITAEEMDMLYEEMYASFPEVEKIREITVEAGRPDTISPQKLEVLKKWHIDRISINPQSYIQETLKAIGRHHTVEETIEKFYLARDMEMNNINMDLIIGLPGEGTEEFAYTLSETEKLMPESLTVHTLSFKRASEMTKNKEKYKVADRSEVEKMMEMAESWTKKHQYAPYYLYRQKNILGNLENVGYSLPNQESIYNIMIMEEQQTIIGLGCGAASKFVHPLTRKITHFANPKDPKSYNDSYEKYTEEKLKILNELFNK; via the coding sequence ATGGAAATTTCGATTTATGGTATACAGGATGAACGATTTCATCGCCCGCTTCAATTAATTGCAAATTTATTTTTTGAGGAATGTCATGTATTTCTGGATTCTCAGAATAATGCAGACTTAAAGATTCAATTTAAGATAGAAATTGGAGATTCAATTCAAGTTCATGCAACCCTTACAGATCGAGAGAATAATGAGAAAGCAGCATTCTATGAAACTTTAGTTCCTTCTTTTGAGTCAGAGAAAGAGCATTTTAAGCTTATAAAAACTACAGTTTCGCATGTATATTTGAAAGTACTTCAAGATTGGATAGGTGTCATTCAAAAATGGGGAATTCTTACTGGTATACGGCCAACTAAACTTCTCCATCGCCATATGCAATTGAAAACCCCTCAATCTTCTGCGCATCAACAATTAAGACAGGATTATTTAATCACTGATGAAAAAATCCAGCTTATGCAGCAGATTGTTGATCGACAGTTAGTTGTCGTTCCTGATCTTTACGAGCTTCAAAATGAGGTAAGCATTTATATCGGAATCCCATTTTGCCCGACGAAGTGTGCTTATTGCACATTCCCAGCTTATGCTATTAATGGCAGACAAGGCTCTGTAAACTCTTTTCTTGGTGGTCTTCATTTTGAAATGAGAAAAGTTGGACAATGGCTTAAAGAGAACAAGATAAAAATTACAACCGTATATTATGGTGGCGGTACACCAACAAGTATTACTGCAGAAGAAATGGACATGCTTTACGAGGAAATGTATGCTTCTTTTCCTGAAGTTGAAAAAATCCGTGAAATAACTGTAGAAGCTGGAAGACCGGACACGATTTCACCTCAAAAACTAGAAGTATTGAAAAAATGGCATATAGACCGCATCAGCATCAATCCTCAGTCATATATCCAGGAAACGTTAAAAGCGATTGGAAGGCATCATACTGTTGAAGAAACGATTGAAAAGTTTTATTTAGCACGAGATATGGAAATGAACAATATCAATATGGACTTAATTATTGGACTGCCTGGAGAAGGTACAGAAGAATTTGCTTATACACTTAGTGAAACCGAAAAGCTGATGCCTGAATCACTCACTGTCCATACACTTTCTTTCAAACGTGCATCTGAGATGACGAAAAATAAGGAAAAATATAAGGTAGCAGATCGAAGCGAAGTTGAAAAAATGATGGAAATGGCAGAGAGCTGGACGAAAAAGCATCAATATGCACCCTATTATCTATACAGACAAAAGAATATTCTTGGCAATCTAGAGAATGTTGGATACTCACTTCCTAACCAAGAGAGCATCTATAATATTATGATTATGGAAGAACAGCAAACGATCATTGGCCTAGGCTGTGGGGCAGCTAGTAAATTTGTCCATCCACTAACAAGAAAAATTACTCATTTTGCCAATCCAAAAGATCCGAAATCTTATAATGATAGCTATGAAAAATATACAGAAGAAAAGTTAAAAATACTAAATGAATTATTTAATAAATAG
- a CDS encoding YhzD family protein yields MKTYKLTVFEKNGEKLLNESFQAADDHEAKGMGEKMLKEKGFDEKTFRCTSPAGKLILFHS; encoded by the coding sequence ATGAAAACATACAAATTAACGGTTTTTGAAAAGAATGGTGAAAAGCTTCTAAATGAATCTTTTCAAGCTGCAGATGATCATGAGGCAAAAGGAATGGGAGAAAAAATGTTAAAAGAAAAAGGTTTTGATGAAAAGACATTTCGGTGCACATCACCTGCAGGAAAGCTAATATTATTTCATTCATAG
- a CDS encoding long-chain fatty acid--CoA ligase, whose amino-acid sequence MMQTPLTMTQMIKRAERFFPKKKVVSRTASGIQRFTYKQIAERTRKLAESLQKLGVERGDKVGTLAWNHHRHLEAYFAIPCSGAVLHTINIRLSPQHIVFIINHAEDKVLLIDPDLVPLIEACKDKLPTVKAFIIMTDEPELPETTLSPVYHYEKLLEEASGEYEYPDDLDENEPAGMCYTSATTGNPKGVIYSHRGIVLHSMALGMADTAGVSEKDIAMPVVPMFHVNAWGLPFASVWFGTNLVMPGPYFTPKLLAELIQEEKVTITAGVPTIWLGLLKELDEHNYDMSSLRGVLCGGSAAPKGMIKAFEQKHNIPFMHAYGMTETSPIVVISTLKSYQEELSYEERLDIRAKQGILVPGLEMKIVGKDGEVEWNGKEMGEFAIRGPWIASEYYKDARTEEAFRDGWLFTGDVVTVDEEGFMKIVDRTKDLIKSGGEWISSVDIENALMAHEAVFEAAVVAVPHEEWQERPVACIVLKDAYKGKIEKQELYEFLKPQFAKWWLPDEILFLEEIPKTSVGKFLKMALRDQVQKDLEEAKK is encoded by the coding sequence ATGATGCAAACACCTTTGACAATGACGCAAATGATCAAGAGGGCAGAAAGATTTTTTCCAAAGAAAAAGGTTGTATCAAGAACTGCAAGCGGGATACAGAGATTTACATACAAGCAGATAGCGGAACGGACTAGAAAGCTAGCTGAAAGTCTTCAAAAGCTAGGAGTAGAAAGAGGAGATAAGGTCGGTACACTTGCATGGAATCATCATCGCCACTTAGAAGCTTACTTTGCGATTCCATGCAGTGGTGCTGTTCTTCACACGATTAACATTCGGCTTTCACCACAGCATATTGTTTTCATTATTAATCATGCTGAGGATAAAGTGCTTTTAATAGATCCAGATCTTGTTCCTTTAATTGAGGCTTGTAAGGACAAGTTGCCGACTGTTAAGGCATTCATTATTATGACGGATGAGCCAGAGCTTCCTGAAACGACACTCTCACCCGTTTATCACTATGAAAAATTGCTAGAAGAAGCTAGTGGAGAATATGAGTATCCAGATGATCTTGATGAAAATGAGCCAGCTGGAATGTGTTATACTTCTGCAACAACAGGGAATCCGAAAGGTGTTATTTATTCACATCGAGGCATTGTTCTTCACAGCATGGCGTTAGGTATGGCAGATACTGCAGGTGTCAGTGAAAAGGATATTGCTATGCCGGTTGTTCCAATGTTTCATGTGAATGCATGGGGATTGCCGTTTGCGTCTGTTTGGTTTGGTACGAACTTGGTTATGCCTGGTCCATATTTCACACCAAAGCTTTTAGCTGAGCTAATTCAGGAAGAAAAGGTAACGATTACAGCAGGAGTTCCAACTATTTGGTTAGGACTTTTAAAGGAGCTGGATGAACATAACTATGATATGAGTTCCTTACGAGGAGTTCTTTGTGGTGGTTCAGCCGCACCGAAAGGCATGATTAAAGCATTTGAACAAAAACATAATATTCCTTTCATGCATGCGTATGGAATGACTGAAACAAGCCCAATTGTAGTCATTTCAACTTTGAAAAGCTATCAGGAGGAGCTTTCCTATGAAGAACGCCTTGATATAAGAGCGAAGCAAGGCATTCTCGTACCTGGTCTAGAAATGAAAATTGTCGGCAAGGACGGAGAAGTAGAATGGAATGGGAAAGAGATGGGAGAGTTCGCAATCCGTGGTCCATGGATTGCTTCTGAATACTATAAAGATGCTAGAACCGAAGAAGCCTTCCGGGATGGATGGCTATTTACAGGGGATGTTGTCACAGTCGATGAAGAAGGTTTCATGAAAATTGTGGATCGAACAAAGGATTTGATTAAGAGCGGAGGAGAATGGATTTCCTCTGTAGACATTGAAAATGCGTTAATGGCGCATGAAGCAGTATTTGAAGCAGCGGTTGTTGCCGTACCGCACGAGGAATGGCAAGAGCGTCCTGTTGCGTGTATTGTATTAAAGGATGCTTATAAAGGAAAAATTGAAAAACAGGAGCTTTACGAATTCCTGAAACCTCAGTTTGCTAAATGGTGGCTTCCTGATGAAATATTATTTCTCGAAGAAATCCCGAAAACCTCAGTTGGGAAGTTTTTGAAAATGGCATTAAGAGATCAAGTTCAGAAGGATCTAGAAGAAGCAAAAAAATAA
- a CDS encoding metallophosphoesterase family protein → MKKVTFIHAADLHLDSPMVGLNHLPKSLFKKLQESTFEALTKIVDSALIHQVDFVIFAGDLFDGEDRSIRAQIRFRKEMERLAEKNISVYVIHGNHDHMEGNWTQISMPDNVHIFSHEVEVMRFSKNEGVSVHLYGFSYPKRHVYNQMINYYSKKQGADFHIGILHGNLEGSSDHDKYAPFSLNDLYEKDFDYWALGHIHKRNILNVKPPVVYPGNIQGRNRKETGSKGCYLIHLSELEADFEFIETSSVIWGEKTIEASSAASFQDIYLLCKNLIEENRKDNKGIILSLFIDNIYLLPQEMKSILNGELLETLQEEEKDEEEFVWVSKISITEKINWNRDQLAKESDFFHELFTNTDQYDMLDGYISALYNHPVAKKYLDPFSAEETIELAKEAETLLVNLLFKQ, encoded by the coding sequence ATGAAAAAGGTGACATTTATCCATGCAGCAGATTTGCACTTGGACAGCCCAATGGTAGGATTGAACCATTTGCCCAAGAGCCTTTTTAAAAAGCTTCAAGAAAGTACATTTGAAGCATTGACTAAAATTGTTGATTCAGCCCTTATTCATCAGGTGGATTTCGTTATTTTTGCAGGGGATTTATTCGATGGTGAGGATCGAAGTATTCGTGCCCAAATACGATTCCGTAAAGAAATGGAGAGACTAGCTGAGAAAAATATTTCAGTTTATGTGATCCATGGAAACCATGATCATATGGAAGGAAACTGGACACAAATATCAATGCCGGATAATGTTCATATTTTCTCACACGAGGTAGAGGTTATGAGATTTTCAAAAAATGAGGGAGTCTCTGTCCATTTATATGGATTTAGCTATCCAAAAAGGCATGTGTATAATCAGATGATTAACTATTATTCAAAAAAGCAAGGAGCAGATTTTCATATTGGCATTCTCCATGGAAATTTAGAAGGAAGCAGTGACCATGATAAATATGCACCTTTCTCACTAAATGATTTGTATGAAAAAGACTTTGATTACTGGGCACTTGGTCATATACATAAACGAAATATTTTAAATGTGAAGCCTCCGGTTGTTTATCCCGGCAATATTCAAGGACGGAATAGGAAGGAAACGGGTTCAAAAGGGTGTTATTTAATTCATTTATCGGAATTAGAAGCAGATTTTGAATTTATCGAGACATCCTCTGTTATTTGGGGGGAAAAGACAATCGAAGCTTCTAGTGCGGCATCATTTCAGGACATATATCTTCTTTGCAAAAATTTAATCGAAGAGAACCGTAAAGACAATAAGGGAATCATTCTGTCTTTATTTATTGATAATATTTATCTCCTTCCTCAAGAAATGAAGAGCATTTTGAATGGTGAGCTACTAGAAACCTTGCAGGAGGAAGAAAAGGACGAAGAAGAGTTTGTATGGGTTTCTAAAATATCCATTACCGAAAAAATAAATTGGAATCGTGATCAGTTAGCAAAAGAATCTGATTTCTTTCATGAGCTTTTTACCAACACAGATCAGTATGATATGCTCGATGGCTATATTTCAGCACTGTATAATCATCCCGTAGCCAAAAAGTATTTGGATCCATTTTCAGCAGAAGAAACAATAGAACTAGCTAAAGAGGCTGAGACCCTATTAGTAAATCTTTTGTTTAAACAATAG
- a CDS encoding enoyl-CoA hydratase: MTIKFETDTVHLHVNGRVATVELNRPDSLNALNIEMLKGLAAILKEISLLDEVDIVVLSGKGRAFCSGGDIKTMLAEADESVFPAVMESISEVVTALYDMPKLTLSAITGAAAGLGLSIALATDYIIADKASKFAMNFIGIGLIPDGGGHFFLEKRLGEDKAKHLIWEGKPLTADEAYHLGLVQMIVDGQLTEAIEGLLQKLLNSPIKAMIETKKIYAEKNMPQLLKVLELEKDGQSKMRQTKDHQEGIQAFIEKRRPVYKGH; this comes from the coding sequence TTGACTATTAAATTTGAAACAGATACAGTCCATTTACATGTCAATGGACGAGTTGCCACTGTAGAATTGAATAGGCCAGATTCATTAAATGCGCTAAATATCGAAATGCTTAAGGGATTGGCCGCTATCTTAAAGGAGATTAGTCTTTTAGATGAAGTAGATATTGTTGTTTTATCTGGGAAGGGGCGGGCATTCTGTTCTGGCGGAGATATAAAGACAATGCTTGCTGAAGCAGATGAAAGTGTGTTCCCAGCTGTCATGGAGAGTATTAGTGAAGTCGTTACAGCCCTTTACGATATGCCGAAATTAACGCTTAGTGCTATTACAGGTGCAGCAGCAGGTCTGGGACTTAGTATTGCTTTAGCAACTGATTACATAATAGCAGATAAAGCTAGTAAATTTGCCATGAATTTTATTGGGATAGGATTAATTCCTGATGGTGGTGGTCATTTCTTTTTGGAAAAGCGACTTGGCGAAGATAAGGCAAAGCATTTGATTTGGGAAGGAAAGCCTTTAACAGCAGATGAAGCATATCATTTAGGGTTAGTCCAAATGATTGTAGACGGACAATTAACAGAAGCCATAGAGGGATTACTGCAAAAACTGCTTAACAGCCCTATAAAGGCTATGATAGAAACGAAAAAAATATATGCTGAAAAAAATATGCCTCAATTGCTTAAAGTATTAGAGCTTGAAAAAGATGGCCAATCTAAAATGAGACAAACAAAAGACCACCAAGAAGGCATACAAGCATTTATAGAAAAAAGAAGACCTGTATATAAAGGTCATTAA
- a CDS encoding ATP-binding protein produces MRITDIHIYGYGKLSNLKISNLHELQVIFGENEAGKSTIMSFIHSILFGFPTKQQSELRYEPKEGTKYGGQITAFFPEKGRAVIERIKGKAAGDVSVILEDGTRGEEEFLKDLLFHVDKSLFQSIFSFNIHGLQNVHQMRSEDLGRFLFSAGALGTDQLLRAENTLQRELESRFKPNGKKPNINVKLKELKLLHNELKKAELQNEQYWVLLNEKESLEKEINEKQREQLLLQNQLSKLENWRKIHPLIVEEHSLKEELIQYKDIHFPIDGISRLDRLEELMKPLEGQINSISKGINMIEEEIQLHLPDARLLNKENEILAAVERLSLLEKLKQEEKELQDKLYEIQQEEVVLREKLHLNLNEEQLLSINTSVFMKEKVIAAQEKSKRIKSRKLDLDERFHEEKQRLEETEEQLKLLESQLLPESERKKLEEELRSTQKMQDLEQELIQIDTRLDFLYKTQNSEKERLHRKKNQEKYQLSIFCFLFFALIAWGVMEASWPIIIIGVLGVFYSISMFFKKSTEGNNNFVHEELTSLKNRKKLILQKLNEPSMINAAKMEDRLEKDKRVLERLHQFKFLWEQRNEQYEKVIIDFESWEKEMVKHENVLVGLGDDLFLPRDLALSHIADAFLFIEQLKKLYRERKVTFERHNSISIRITEIQNGIVDLCNAVLDTIPTNIQEMAYMLRNRLKVESEKKIKLEGRKAKLSDLEEELQRYKLEYEHFQIEREKLFQSANSESEEQYREIGKLADKRAKLDEQIESIRRQLKLSPFNDTELKEYMKIADVAQLISSQSKLCVDLKEKIPLLQNRLAEKKYEVQLLEEGGTFAELLHLYKQKKSELEGEAREWAKFALAKDILDRTIESFKNDRLPQMLKRAEEYLQFLTDNKYVRIYPKKEGIGFLLENDRGLLFEANELSQATTEQLFVALRLALAVTVYGRFPFPIIIDDSFVNFDHIRTEKVINLLKSLSSRQIIFFTCHKHMLPYFEENQVAFVNKKESLPI; encoded by the coding sequence GTGAGAATTACAGATATTCATATTTATGGGTATGGCAAGCTCTCTAATTTGAAGATTTCTAATTTGCATGAACTTCAAGTTATATTTGGAGAAAATGAAGCAGGAAAGTCAACGATTATGTCGTTTATCCATAGCATTTTATTTGGCTTTCCAACTAAGCAGCAATCAGAGCTTCGATATGAACCGAAAGAAGGAACAAAGTACGGAGGGCAAATAACTGCTTTCTTCCCGGAAAAAGGGAGAGCTGTGATTGAACGTATAAAGGGAAAGGCAGCTGGTGATGTAAGTGTTATTTTAGAAGATGGGACAAGGGGAGAAGAGGAGTTTCTAAAGGACCTATTATTCCATGTGGATAAATCACTTTTTCAATCGATATTTTCTTTTAATATTCATGGGCTGCAAAATGTTCATCAGATGAGAAGCGAGGATTTAGGAAGATTTTTATTTTCTGCAGGTGCATTAGGAACAGATCAGCTGCTCCGTGCGGAAAATACTTTGCAAAGAGAACTAGAGAGTCGTTTTAAACCAAACGGCAAAAAGCCAAATATTAATGTAAAGCTTAAAGAACTTAAGCTGCTGCACAATGAATTAAAAAAAGCTGAACTGCAAAATGAGCAGTACTGGGTTCTTCTAAATGAAAAGGAAAGTTTAGAAAAAGAGATTAATGAAAAACAAAGAGAGCAATTACTGCTTCAGAATCAGCTTTCGAAATTAGAAAATTGGAGAAAAATTCATCCATTAATTGTAGAGGAACATTCATTAAAAGAAGAATTGATCCAGTATAAAGATATTCATTTCCCTATTGATGGCATTTCAAGATTAGATCGCCTTGAAGAGTTAATGAAGCCGCTTGAAGGACAGATTAACAGTATATCAAAAGGGATTAATATGATTGAGGAAGAAATTCAATTACACCTTCCTGATGCCCGTCTACTCAATAAGGAGAATGAGATTCTTGCTGCTGTCGAAAGATTATCTTTACTAGAAAAACTGAAGCAGGAGGAGAAAGAGCTTCAAGATAAACTTTATGAGATTCAACAAGAAGAGGTCGTTCTTCGAGAAAAGCTTCATTTAAACCTTAATGAGGAGCAGCTCTTATCAATAAATACAAGTGTTTTTATGAAGGAGAAGGTTATTGCTGCTCAAGAAAAATCTAAGCGGATAAAGTCAAGGAAGCTTGACCTTGATGAAAGATTTCATGAAGAAAAACAAAGGCTCGAGGAAACAGAAGAACAATTGAAATTGTTAGAGAGTCAGCTGCTTCCTGAATCAGAAAGGAAAAAGCTTGAAGAGGAATTGCGATCTACTCAAAAAATGCAAGATTTAGAACAAGAGCTTATACAGATTGATACAAGGCTTGATTTTCTTTATAAAACACAAAATAGTGAAAAAGAAAGACTACACAGAAAAAAAAATCAAGAGAAATATCAATTATCTATATTTTGTTTCCTTTTTTTCGCACTAATTGCATGGGGAGTAATGGAAGCAAGCTGGCCCATAATTATTATCGGCGTATTAGGGGTTTTCTACTCAATAAGTATGTTTTTTAAGAAATCGACAGAAGGAAATAATAATTTCGTTCATGAGGAATTAACCTCATTAAAAAATAGAAAAAAGCTTATTTTACAAAAGTTAAATGAGCCGAGTATGATAAATGCGGCAAAAATGGAGGATAGACTCGAAAAAGATAAAAGGGTATTGGAGAGGTTACATCAATTTAAATTCCTGTGGGAACAAAGAAATGAACAATATGAAAAGGTCATTATCGATTTTGAATCTTGGGAAAAAGAAATGGTTAAACATGAAAATGTATTAGTTGGGCTCGGGGATGATCTGTTTTTACCACGTGATTTAGCCCTTTCCCATATTGCGGATGCCTTTTTGTTTATTGAACAGCTAAAAAAGCTTTATCGTGAGCGGAAAGTAACATTTGAACGTCACAACTCGATATCAATAAGAATTACAGAAATACAAAATGGCATAGTGGATTTGTGTAATGCTGTATTAGATACAATTCCTACAAATATTCAAGAAATGGCATACATGTTAAGAAATCGTTTAAAGGTGGAGTCAGAGAAAAAAATTAAGTTAGAAGGAAGAAAAGCAAAGCTTTCTGATCTTGAAGAGGAGCTTCAAAGATATAAGCTGGAATATGAGCATTTTCAAATAGAGAGAGAAAAGCTTTTTCAGTCTGCAAATTCAGAATCAGAAGAGCAATATAGGGAAATAGGTAAGCTGGCAGATAAAAGGGCCAAGCTGGATGAACAAATCGAAAGCATACGTAGACAACTAAAGCTATCGCCTTTTAATGATACAGAGCTTAAAGAATATATGAAAATAGCAGATGTGGCCCAATTAATAAGCAGTCAATCAAAGCTGTGTGTTGACCTTAAAGAAAAGATTCCGTTATTACAAAATCGACTTGCCGAGAAAAAATATGAAGTTCAGCTGCTAGAAGAAGGCGGAACCTTTGCAGAGCTTTTACACTTATATAAGCAAAAGAAATCAGAGCTTGAAGGTGAGGCAAGAGAATGGGCTAAATTTGCCCTAGCTAAGGATATTCTTGATCGAACAATTGAAAGCTTTAAAAACGACAGATTACCCCAGATGCTGAAAAGAGCCGAAGAATACCTTCAGTTTTTAACAGATAATAAATATGTTCGAATATACCCAAAAAAGGAAGGCATTGGTTTTCTGCTTGAAAATGATCGTGGATTGTTATTTGAAGCAAATGAACTAAGTCAAGCGACTACTGAACAATTATTTGTAGCACTTAGGCTGGCACTTGCGGTTACTGTTTATGGAAGGTTTCCTTTCCCAATCATTATTGATGATAGTTTTGTCAATTTTGACCACATAAGAACAGAGAAAGTAATTAATCTATTAAAAAGCTTATCAAGCCGCCAAATTATTTTCTTTACGTGCCATAAGCATATGCTTCCATATTTTGAAGAAAATCAAGTTGCTTTCGTTAACAAAAAGGAAAGTTTACCTATTTAA
- a CDS encoding ABC transporter ATP-binding protein, producing MGLQLEHVTKRFGKFTAVDDLSISIPEKEMFGFLGANGAGKTTTFRMILGLIDASEGKITWDGNSIDYSTSPLIGYLPEERGLYPKLKVKDQIVYLARLRGMQKQDVIKELDYWLNRFKVPEYAEKKVEELSKGNQQKIQFIAAVIHKPKLLILDEPFSGLDPVNVEQLKDAVLELKDKGTTIVFSSHRMEHVEEMCEHLCIMHKGKPVVKGTLKEIKRAFGKKNLVIHADFDLEFLKSHPGVTKVRQTTEGIHLQISGEEIAESVLKEIVGKGFIRKFVLEEPSLNDIFIEKVGASYE from the coding sequence ATGGGATTACAGCTTGAGCATGTAACGAAGCGCTTTGGAAAGTTTACAGCTGTGGATGATCTTTCTATTTCCATCCCAGAAAAGGAAATGTTCGGTTTCCTTGGTGCAAATGGTGCTGGAAAGACAACAACCTTTCGGATGATTCTTGGGTTGATTGATGCCAGTGAAGGAAAAATCACCTGGGATGGAAATTCGATTGATTATTCAACTAGCCCACTGATCGGATATTTACCTGAAGAAAGAGGCTTATATCCAAAGCTGAAAGTAAAGGATCAAATAGTATATTTGGCTAGATTAAGAGGAATGCAAAAACAAGATGTAATAAAAGAACTGGATTATTGGCTAAACCGCTTTAAAGTACCTGAATACGCAGAGAAAAAGGTGGAAGAGCTATCGAAAGGGAATCAGCAAAAAATTCAATTTATTGCAGCCGTCATTCATAAACCGAAATTGTTAATACTTGATGAACCCTTCAGCGGTTTAGATCCAGTTAATGTCGAGCAGTTGAAAGATGCTGTTTTGGAATTGAAGGATAAAGGCACCACGATTGTATTTTCATCTCATAGGATGGAGCATGTGGAAGAAATGTGTGAGCATCTATGCATTATGCATAAAGGAAAGCCTGTTGTAAAAGGGACTTTAAAAGAAATTAAGCGTGCCTTTGGGAAAAAGAATTTAGTTATCCATGCCGATTTTGATCTGGAATTTCTTAAAAGCCACCCTGGTGTCACAAAGGTACGGCAAACAACAGAAGGGATTCATTTACAAATTTCGGGTGAAGAAATAGCAGAGAGTGTATTAAAAGAGATTGTAGGAAAAGGGTTTATTCGAAAATTTGTCCTCGAAGAGCCTTCATTAAATGATATCTTTATTGAAAAGGTAGGTGCTTCTTATGAGTAA